TAGGCGGCAGGTTAGGCGACCTCAGCTGTAGTAGCCCCGCTGCACGCCCTGCCGCCTCCGACTGTGCCACTTGCAGGTCAGGATCCGCACGTAGGTCCTCCTGAAGGCGGCGTTGCAGAGGGCGTAGCACATGGGGTTGATGGTGGAGTTGATGTAGCACAGGTAGTAGGAGAAGTCCCAGAGCTGGCGCGGGATGCAGTCGTCGGCCTTGCACGCCAACAACGTCTTGAGCAGCACCAGCACGTTGTAGGGCGTCCAGGTCACAATGAAGGTCAGCAGGATGGCGGACAGCGTCTTGGCGGCCTTCCGGTCCTGCTTCTTCTCCtggctctttttcttcttcttcttcttgggcaTCGTGGAGGCGCCGGAGTTGTGGCCGCCGACGCCCGCGCTGCCGCCAGAGTTGCCGCTGCCGCCGCCCGTCTTGGCGAGCTGCTTGGGGATAATCTTGGCGTTGAGGGGGATCTTGATGTCCGGCAGCTGCTGGGCGCGGCGGCTGGGCACGGGCGAGGTGCCGTCGGGGCCGCCGGGGTGCAGCGAACACTCCACGCGCGTGCTCTGCCCGCTGGGGTCGGAGCACACCGAATCCCCTCGGCGGGCCAGCGGGGACGTGCCGCGCTCAAACCTCAGCTTGTGGCCCCCGGAGTTGGCGTTGCCACCGTCCTGCCCGCTGTTGGCGCCGCCTGTGCctgccccgccgccaccaccgccggcgCCGCCCCCTTCCTCCTCGATCATGACGATGGAGGGCGGGTGCAGCGGCCCGTCCTGCGAGGGGTCGTGCGGCAGGCGGATCAGGATGGTGTACACGGAGTCCGACGAGTGGGAGCGAGTCGCCAGCCGCCCGCCCATCATGCCGCCCCGCCCGCCCACGCCCAGGGTGCTTTCCGCCCGGGGCAGCGTGGCCGAGGCGCCGTGGTGggggtgctggtagtggtggtggtgcgggtggtggtggtcggcccGCTCGGCGCGCTCCACCAGCGGGATCATGGAGTTCTGGCGGTAGCGCGTCGGCGTTACGGACAGCGGCTCGCGGATGTAGTTGAGGGACGTGCAGCGGGAGACCGAGGTGGGCAGGGTGGTCTCCGCCGAGCCGGGTGTGTGGTAGCCGGGTGTGTGGTAGCCTGGGGTGTGGTAGCCGGGGGTGTGGTAGCCGGAGCGGTGACCCCCGATCTGGCTGCTGGATTCCTCGCGGTCGACGGTCCTCTTGATGCAGGAAGCGAGGCCCCGACAACAGCCAGAGCCGGTGGTCCGCCCCTGAGGCACACGAGAGTTAGTGGCGCTCCTGCCGcaacgggaaggagggagggagcagagggACGGGGAAGATGGGACAAAACAGGTGATGGGCGGGGAGGGGATGGGACGGAGGGAGAGTGGATGGGACAAAAcagggtcagggagggagggatttagGTACAAGAGGGAGTTAGGAGGGACATGAGAGCAAAGCATGGCAATGTAAGGCGCTGTTGCATAGGGATGATTTTGTTCAGTGAGCAAGGTTCCGTGAGCGTTCTGCTCACGGAACCCT
This DNA window, taken from Eriocheir sinensis breed Jianghai 21 chromosome 53, ASM2467909v1, whole genome shotgun sequence, encodes the following:
- the LOC126983114 gene encoding muscarinic acetylcholine receptor DM1-like; its protein translation is MANDRLYPYYRFVINVSDYQDAAYEELLHWSDAVLSQISRADGGPPDSPAPAAPPPPPLHAAPNTTTSLLQEVTSSSLSLMYNLTSGIDLGLNWSSSNPLVPSSGLDPLSAANWSSSLDLDALPLDLLNGSSTSGTDLALNGSLDALTDGYDVFNGTNLTATGVDVTVVETRINRYSIYEVILIAVVAGFLSIATLIGNLMVMISFKIDKQLQTISNYFLFSLAVADITIGVTRPLTYRAMRTPRRAAVMIGSAWIISLILWPPWIYSWPYIEGHRTVPPRECYIQFIETNEYVTFGTAIAAFYLPVTVMCGLYWRIWRETEKRQKDLTNLQAGKKDPSKRSNSSEAEEAVETEDWRRQRSESSTAMDEIETTYVPTAMVIENTKYAASQGRTTGSGCCRGLASCIKRTVDREESSSQIGGHRSGYHTPGYHTPGYHTPGYHTPGSAETTLPTSVSRCTSLNYIREPLSVTPTRYRQNSMIPLVERAERADHHHPHHHHYQHPHHGASATLPRAESTLGVGGRGGMMGGRLATRSHSSDSVYTILIRLPHDPSQDGPLHPPSIVMIEEEGGGAGGGGGGAGTGGANSGQDGGNANSGGHKLRFERGTSPLARRGDSVCSDPSGQSTRVECSLHPGGPDGTSPVPSRRAQQLPDIKIPLNAKIIPKQLAKTGGGSGNSGGSAGVGGHNSGASTMPKKKKKKKSQEKKQDRKAAKTLSAILLTFIVTWTPYNVLVLLKTLLACKADDCIPRQLWDFSYYLCYINSTINPMCYALCNAAFRRTYVRILTCKWHSRRRQGVQRGYYS